Part of the Faecalibacterium duncaniae genome, GCCTGTTTGCAGTGGAATCTGCCGTCAACGAGCTGGCCGCCAGACTTCACATGGACCCCTTCAAGATCCGTGAAATGAACATCGTCAAAGAGGGCGATGTAATGCCCGCCTATTACGGCGCTGTGAACACCAGCTGCGCGCTGGACCGCTGCCTGAAAAAAGTCCACGAGATGATCGACTGGGACAACAAGTACCCTGTGCGCGACCTTGGCAATGGCAAGGTGCGCGCCGTGGGTATGGGCATGGCCATGCAGGGCTCCGGCATTTCCGGCATGGATGTGGGCAGTGCAACCCTCAAGGTAAACGATGACGGTTTCTACTCCCTCATCATCGGCGCTGCCGATATGGGCACCGGCTGTGACACCACGCTGGCTCAGATCGCCGCCGAGGTGCTGGACTGTGACCTGGACAATATCACCGTCTTTGGCGCGGATACCGACACCTCGCCCTATGATTCCGGCTCCTACGCTTCCTCTACCACCTATGTCACCGGCAAGGCAGTGGAGAAGTGCGCCCTGCGGCTGCGCGGCCAGATCTGCAAGCTGGGCGCGGAGCTGCTCCAGACGACCGAAGATGCCGTGGATTTTGACGGCAAGTTCGTCTCCCTGAACGCAGACCCGGAGAAGAGGGTCTCTCTCTCTGAGGTGGCCTTCGCCTCCCAGTTCGGCCACATGGTGCCGCTGGAGATCACCGAGACCCACACCTCGCCCCTTTCGCCCCCGCCCTACATGGTCGGTGCAGCTGAAATTGAGCTGGATAAGGAGACTGGCGAGGTCAAGGTGGTGGATTATGCCGCCTGCGTGGACTGCGGCACCCCCATCAACCCCAACCTGACCCGTGTGCAGGCCGAGGGCGGCATCCTGCAGGGCATTGGCATGGCTCTGACCGAGAACATCACCTACGATGCCAAGGGTTGGCCGATGGAGAACTCCTTTATGCAGTATAAGATCCCCGCCCGTGTGGACATCGGCCACATCCGGGTGGAGTTTGAGAGCAGCTACGAGCCCAACGGCCCGTTTGGTGCAAAATCCATCGGTGAGGTGGTCATCAACACCCCGCTGCCCGCCATCGCGGATGCCATCTACAATGCCATCGGCACCCGCTTCTATGAGCTGCCCATCACCCCGGAGCAGGTCGCCATGGCGGTGGAAGAAAACCGCTGATGCTTTCGGAAAAACAATTTCCGTTTCTGGCAGAAAAGGGCCATGTAGTCTCGCTGGTGGGCGGCGGCGGAAAAACCACCCTGCTCTATGCCTTTGCCCGGCATTGTGCCGCCAAAGGCTGGCGGGTGCTGGTGAGCACCACCACCCACATCCGGCAGCCGGGGGAGAATTATGCCGCAGATGAAGCCGCTCTTGCGTCCCTCTGGGCAGCAGGGCGATATGCCGTGGCCGGTGTCCCGGCAGAGCAGGGCAAGCTGACCGCCCTGCCGCCGGAGCAGTTGACCTGCTGGATGGCACAGGCGGATATGGTTCTTCTGGAAGCGGACGGTGCAAAACGGATGCCCTGCAAAGTTCCGGCGGCCCATGAACCGGTGCTGCTGCCGGAAAGCGATATCGTGCTGGCCGTGGCCGGGTTGTCCGCGCTGGGCAGACCTCTGCGGGAGGTCTGCTTCCGGCTGGAGCAGGCCTGCGCCCTGCTGGGCGCTGCCCCCGAAACGCTTCTGACCCCGGAGCTGCTGGCAAGGCTGCTGGCCAGCGAGAAGGGAGGACGAAAACTGGTAGGGAACCGCCGTTTTTCTGTGGTGCTCAATCAGGCGGATGCCCCCGCCCGCATTGTCGCAGGCGAACAGACCCTCGCGCTCTTGCACGAAAAATATGAGGTGCAGGGCGTGTTGGCTTATTTTGATGAAAGAGAGCGTGCATGAAATGGCAGAACAAGGCCCCATTGTCTTCTGCACCGGCGGCGGATGCACCGCCAAGCTGGGTGCCGGGGTACTGAGCCGCATTCTGGAAAAGCTGCCCCGGGGCGAAAAAGATCCCGACCTTCTGGTTGGCTACGACAGCCGGGACGATGCTGCCGTCTACCGCATTACAGAGGACATTGCTCTGGTGCAGACGGTGGATTTCTTCCCGCCGATGGTCGATGACCCCTATACCTTCGGGCAGATCGCCGCGGCCAATGCCCTGAGCGATGTCTACGCCATGGGCGGTGAGGTCAAAACGGCACTGAATCTCGTCTGCTTCCCCGAGAGCATGGATCTGAACGTGTTGGGGGAGATCCTGCGCGGCGGTGCCGAAAAGGTGGCCGAAGCCGGGGGTACGCTGGCGGGTG contains:
- a CDS encoding xanthine dehydrogenase family protein molybdopterin-binding subunit, with protein sequence MKNVNKAFRKKDAMQLVTGKPVYMDDLAPADCLIVKLYRSPHANAMVERIDTSVAKKVPGIEAIFTWEDVDQNARRYTQAGQTYPEASPYDRLVIDRHVRFVGDVVAIVVGKDEKCVEKAMKLIKVEYQVLEPVLDFHTAKDNPILVHPEDNWESLSPVGADNKRNLCAHDACGDGDIDAVLAKCDVVIDRVYHTKACQQAMMETFRTCCWMDLYGRLNILSSTQIVFHTRRNVANALHIPKSMIRVIKPRIGGGFGAKQTAVSAIYPAFVTWKTKKPCKLIFTREESQTASSPRHEMEMHVRLGATKDGIVKGIDLYTLSNTGAYGEHGPTTVGLSGHKSIPLYGKAEAFRFVSDVVYTNHMSAGAYRGYGATQGLFAVESAVNELAARLHMDPFKIREMNIVKEGDVMPAYYGAVNTSCALDRCLKKVHEMIDWDNKYPVRDLGNGKVRAVGMGMAMQGSGISGMDVGSATLKVNDDGFYSLIIGAADMGTGCDTTLAQIAAEVLDCDLDNITVFGADTDTSPYDSGSYASSTTYVTGKAVEKCALRLRGQICKLGAELLQTTEDAVDFDGKFVSLNADPEKRVSLSEVAFASQFGHMVPLEITETHTSPLSPPPYMVGAAEIELDKETGEVKVVDYAACVDCGTPINPNLTRVQAEGGILQGIGMALTENITYDAKGWPMENSFMQYKIPARVDIGHIRVEFESSYEPNGPFGAKSIGEVVINTPLPAIADAIYNAIGTRFYELPITPEQVAMAVEENR
- the yqeC gene encoding selenium cofactor biosynthesis protein YqeC, with amino-acid sequence MLSEKQFPFLAEKGHVVSLVGGGGKTTLLYAFARHCAAKGWRVLVSTTTHIRQPGENYAADEAALASLWAAGRYAVAGVPAEQGKLTALPPEQLTCWMAQADMVLLEADGAKRMPCKVPAAHEPVLLPESDIVLAVAGLSALGRPLREVCFRLEQACALLGAAPETLLTPELLARLLASEKGGRKLVGNRRFSVVLNQADAPARIVAGEQTLALLHEKYEVQGVLAYFDERERA